A single Thermoanaerobacterium sp. RBIITD DNA region contains:
- a CDS encoding ABC transporter substrate-binding protein, whose product MKKIYIATLVGLLSLSLIFTGCNKSSSNTINIGVNFELTGNQAAYGTSSMNGVNLAVEEANNNGGILGKKIQIIKADNKSDAGEATNATTKLVNQNKVVGIIGTSASTTSLGMVPVVTDAKIPMIATTATNPSVTVDPKTNKVRKYVFRACFIDPFQGKANADFAYNTLKAKNAVIYIDDKSDFSKGLAKVFEENFVKLGGKVLDKEAYVQGDNDFKATLTRLKGFNPDVIFLPGHYAEVGKIIKQAREMGINTPILGGDGWDSPDLVKIAGPSNMNNAYMSNHFIPSDNDPNVQNFVKKYKDKYGSLPDAKAVLAYDATNILFAAIKQANSTKSDDIVKALENLKNFTGVTGAIKFDNNHNPIKSAVIVEFKDGNQVFKAKVNP is encoded by the coding sequence ATGAAAAAAATCTATATTGCAACTTTAGTTGGGCTTCTTTCACTTTCATTAATTTTCACTGGTTGTAACAAATCATCTAGCAATACAATAAATATTGGGGTAAATTTTGAACTTACAGGCAATCAAGCAGCATATGGAACATCATCAATGAATGGAGTAAATCTTGCGGTTGAAGAGGCAAATAACAATGGAGGTATCCTCGGCAAGAAAATACAAATTATAAAAGCCGACAATAAATCTGATGCAGGTGAAGCAACAAATGCAACAACAAAACTTGTTAATCAGAATAAAGTTGTTGGAATCATAGGTACATCAGCAAGTACAACGAGCCTAGGCATGGTCCCAGTCGTAACAGATGCAAAAATACCGATGATTGCTACCACCGCCACAAATCCTAGTGTAACTGTGGACCCAAAGACAAATAAGGTAAGAAAATATGTCTTTAGAGCTTGTTTTATAGATCCTTTCCAAGGAAAAGCTAATGCTGATTTTGCTTACAATACATTAAAAGCGAAGAACGCTGTGATTTATATTGATGACAAGAGTGATTTCTCAAAGGGATTGGCAAAAGTTTTTGAAGAGAATTTTGTAAAACTCGGTGGAAAAGTTCTTGATAAAGAAGCGTATGTCCAAGGTGATAATGATTTTAAAGCAACACTCACAAGATTAAAAGGATTTAATCCAGATGTCATATTTCTACCAGGACATTATGCTGAAGTCGGCAAGATAATAAAGCAAGCAAGAGAAATGGGTATCAATACTCCAATACTAGGTGGTGATGGTTGGGATTCACCTGACCTAGTAAAAATTGCGGGCCCATCTAATATGAATAATGCATATATGTCAAATCATTTTATACCAAGTGACAACGACCCAAATGTACAAAACTTTGTAAAGAAATATAAAGATAAATATGGTTCGTTGCCAGATGCTAAAGCGGTACTTGCATATGATGCCACAAATATTTTGTTTGCTGCCATAAAGCAGGCTAATTCAACAAAGTCAGATGATATCGTAAAAGCTCTCGAAAATTTAAAGAATTTTACTGGCGTAACTGGAGCCATAAAATTTGATAATAACCACAATCCAATTAAGAGTGCTGTTATTGTTGAATTTAAAGATGGTAATCAAGTATTTAAAGCAAAAGTTAATCCTTAA
- a CDS encoding ABC transporter substrate-binding protein: MKKSFKLFSLALSGIMLVSLFSGCTKNTTASSSNSKQINIGAIFELTGQVASYGTSEYNAIKLYIDDVNKSGGVLGKQINLIRADNKSASDESINQATKLTVQDKVVAILGPATTGNTKAASSIALDKKIPLITPSGTSFDVTVDSNTNKVKGEIFRTCYTDPYQGKVMGEFAAKDLNAKTAVIYIDDKSDYSKGLAKSFKEQFEKLGGKVIDQEAYVANDQDFKSTLTKIKGLNADVIFVPGYYQDTAKIARQAREMNINTPLLGGDGWDSPDLLKIAGPAALNNVYYSNHFISSDPDSTVQNFIKRYKDAYGTEPDAFAALAYDSAGMLIQAIKNANSEDPAKITDALSKLKNFKGVTGTISIDDQHNPIKQTVIVELKDGKQTLKKKISAE, encoded by the coding sequence ATGAAAAAATCATTTAAATTATTTTCTTTAGCATTGAGTGGTATTATGCTCGTTTCATTATTTTCAGGTTGTACTAAAAATACTACGGCATCATCAAGTAATAGTAAACAAATAAATATAGGAGCTATATTTGAATTGACCGGACAAGTCGCCTCATATGGCACATCTGAGTACAATGCCATAAAACTTTATATTGATGATGTTAATAAAAGTGGTGGTGTTCTTGGAAAACAAATAAATTTAATAAGGGCGGATAACAAATCTGCATCAGATGAATCAATAAATCAAGCTACAAAGCTTACCGTGCAGGACAAAGTAGTGGCAATTTTAGGACCTGCCACAACGGGTAATACAAAAGCGGCATCATCTATAGCCTTAGATAAAAAAATTCCTCTTATAACACCATCTGGGACATCCTTTGACGTTACTGTCGATTCTAATACAAACAAAGTAAAAGGTGAGATTTTTAGAACGTGCTATACAGACCCATATCAAGGAAAAGTTATGGGAGAATTCGCAGCAAAAGATTTAAATGCAAAAACTGCTGTAATATATATTGATGATAAAAGTGATTATAGCAAAGGTCTTGCAAAGAGCTTTAAAGAGCAATTTGAAAAACTTGGTGGTAAAGTAATTGACCAAGAAGCTTATGTAGCAAATGACCAAGACTTCAAATCGACCCTAACAAAAATCAAAGGTCTGAATGCAGATGTAATATTCGTTCCTGGATACTATCAAGATACAGCCAAAATTGCAAGGCAAGCAAGGGAAATGAATATAAATACACCACTACTTGGCGGAGATGGTTGGGATTCGCCAGATCTTCTAAAAATAGCTGGTCCAGCTGCATTAAACAATGTTTATTATAGCAACCATTTTATATCATCAGATCCAGATAGCACTGTACAAAATTTTATTAAGAGATATAAAGATGCCTATGGAACAGAACCAGATGCTTTTGCTGCACTTGCATATGATTCTGCGGGAATGCTCATCCAAGCAATAAAAAATGCAAATTCAGAAGATCCTGCAAAAATAACAGATGCATTATCAAAACTTAAAAACTTTAAGGGCGTAACAGGAACAATCTCAATAGATGATCAGCATAATCCAATAAAGCAAACTGTAATTGTAGAGCTTAAAGACGGAAAACAAACGCTCAAAAAGAAGATAAGTGCAGAATAG